GAATGATGGTTGAGTGGATAATGTTTAAAGACCTACCATACTATTGTGCAGGCAGATACTTTAGAGCAGTTAATTCTTGAGTTAGAGCACTCTATCAGAACTACTGGTGGATATCCAGGGAGGTAACTTTACCTGCTTTTGTGATTTGTCTTCTTTAAAGACTACCACCtacttgtttttgttggttCTCAAACTCCAGCATAACACTTGTTTTTTGATTAGTTAAAACGACTATGGGCTACTGCATACAGATATGGAATGcacatttcttgaatataaTTACTGATTTTGTTGTTCATCTAAATTGAATGGAGTGGACTGGATGTTaagttttaaaagattttgGATTCTTTCTTCATCTTTCATCTAAAAAAATTCTGCATCTGCCTTGTGTTCAGGGCGGACAAGGAGCCTCCATCGACTCTTATGTGGATCTTGTTTTATTTGGCTCAGGTTTGTTTTTCTTCCATTTCTTGTGACGTTTCTTCCTGGGGTTTGTTAAAGAAGATTTCTTTGTTATGCTAAGATACTTTCTTTATTCAGCATTACGATCGACTTGGTCAGTATGAAATTGCTCTCAGAAAAATTGACGAGGCCATAGAACACACTCCAACTGTTATTGATTTATACTCAGTGAAGGTAATCACATGTTCTGAGATATCTTGATTCTGAAACTGTTTAATTTATTGCTCTATGATGTTTGTTTTTTATGGTAACCTGCTTGAACTTTTTGTTTCCTTGTTAAAATTATATTTGGTGGATCACTTTGAAGAATCAGTTCCCCGACTTATTTGCATATTTGCATTTGAGTTGATGTGTATCTTGTCATACATTTTGTACTATCCAGATTTTGTTTTCAGAGTATTATGTCTCATGCAATTTTTCTTGATACAGTCATTATATTTCCTTTGAAGTAAGAGTTATCTACCAGACTTGGTGAAATCTCCATCACTCTTCCTGTTTCTAATTTTATTTTACTCTCGTGTGTGTAATTATTCACCGGAGTCTTGAGTTCATGGGTGTTGAGGGCTGTATGGAACTTCAAGTCGTACATCAAACAGACAACTGAAGTaatgtttctgatttttttcTAGATATACGTTATTGAAGTAGAGATCCTGAAGCTGTATTAAAGTAAGATTCCTGTAATTGGACTCTTATATCTGGACCTAAGAAGCTTGCTAAAATAATGAGATTATTGCCAGTGCCATGATGATGCCTGCGTCGACATTGAGACACATTTTGAACCCAATTGGCTTTAAACCGCAACTTTTCTCTTATAGATGCTAAAAGGGTCATTGTAAATCAGTTCTTTATTTTGTTTACCCTTGCACATTGTGTGCTTTGAAGCCAGGACCTTAATCTTTGGCAAACAAATGttcccaatatatatatatacagttcTTTGGGCCAAACTCTGCAGAAATTGAAGAACATGATTCTTGGTTGCGCCGACTGTGCTATTTCATCCCTTTTAGTCTTTGCTCTTACACttgtaactgttattgtacgtttTCCGGTGAATTTTTGTGTGCACTTGATTTGATTCTTTATGAATATCATAGTTGGATTCCGTATGTCTGTTGCATGCACACATCCATTAGCTGGTATAAATATATGTGCTCCTTGGCATATCCCAATGACCCTTAGATATAGACCTATAAATATATTTGTGACAGTGGTTCGGTTATATAATATTACTGTATCTATGCGATTCCTTTTTGTTTCAGAGCCACATATTAAAGCACTCAGGTGACCTGGCAGCAGCTGCTGCTTTGGCTGATGAGGCTAGATGTATGGATCTTGCTGATCGTTATGTCAATAGTAAATGCGTTAAGCGTATGCTGCAGGCTGATAAGGTTGAGTTTtgttaaatttttcttctcctttAGACCTACCAAGGCCATAATTTGTTATTATAAGCAATTTTTCTTTGGTCATACCCTTATCTTAACATTCTATTCTAGGTAGTATTGGCAGAAAAGACGGCTGTTTTGTTCACAAAAGACGGAGAACAGCACAATAACCTTCATGACATGCAGTGCATGTGGTGGGCATATTTTCACTAGTTTCTAAATTAACTGATGCTTCCAAATCAAGAAACTTGTACCTAGGGCTATTATTCTTTCTTCAATTTTAAGGTATGAATTAGCGGCTGGAGAAAGTTATCTACGCCAAAGAGACCTTGGACGAGCTTTGAAGAAATTCTTGGCTGTGGAAAAGCATTATGCAGACATTATTGAGGACCAATTTGACTTCCATTCGTATTGCTTAAGAAAAATGACTCTTCGAACCTATGTAGAAATGCTGAAATTTCAGGACCGTCTTCATTCGCATTCCTATTTTCGGAAAGCTGCTGCTGGAGCCATCAAGTATGTGCTCTCTATTTCTCTTCTGAAATGATGAAATTTTTTTGGCACTTATTTTCTGCTCAATGTTGTTCATTATAAATTGGGACCACCATGGGCTGAAGTATTGCTTATGTCTCCTGCAAGCCCTGTAACAGAGTAAAGATTTTTAGTATCTTACTTTCAGATCCTTCATCCTTTTTGACATTTAAATCGATATGCAGATGCTATTTAAGGCTATATGATTCTCCTTCGAAGTCATCTGcagaagaagatgaagagatgTCAAGGTTGCCTGCTTCACACAAAAAGAAATTGAGGCAAAAGCAGAGAAAAGCTGAAGCAAGAGCTAAGAAAGTAATTAACTTTGCAGACTTGCTTATGTGAAAGAAAGTAATCGAAACAGTTTGTCCATCATTGCTTGCATATGTGTAGGAAGCAGAAGTCAAGCAAGAATCAAATGTTACTGCTGTCTCAAAATCTGGTAAACGTAATATGAAACCAGTTGATATGGATCCCCACGGGGAGAAGTTATTGCAGGTACTCACCATATTTAGATGTAAACGTTGAAAGAGAAATAATATGGTTGAAAATTTGTTTAATGAGTTTCACTCCCTTCTCCGGCCAAGTTCATAAATTAGCCTAGTTCATCTTCTTATTTTGTCTTCTCTATTAATGAATACACATTAAGAAGATGCAATTGGCAAAAATGAAATGTCAATATTTTACTAAGTCATGTATACATGTAGGTTGAAGATCCTTTGATGGAAGCTACAAAATACTTGAAGCTACTTCAGAAGCACTCATCTGATTCCTTAGAAACACACTTGCTCTCGTTTGAAGTTAATGTGAGAAAGCAGAAAATCTTACTTGCATTACAGGTGAAGTATTCACTAGGAAACTCCTATAGATGCTTGCTTTTGTCCTCTCTTgcatttttctattttgatctcAGCTGAAAGTTTTAGTTGGTTTAGTATAGTTAGTCAATTACAGCAGTGATGTTCCATCTAGTTAGTCAATTATATCAGTGATGTTCCATCAATTTGTGTATGATTTTTATGTGTGCATATTGTACCAACAATAGTTATTCTTAAAAGCTCTGTCTCATGATGGACGATACTTTTTTGTAATCTCTTAGCCTTCATGGAATCTCACATTTGGCTGCTTCAATCAAAGGATTGTCCTTTTTCTcttgtttttttaatttgtgGACGAAATGAAAATCACCTCTTTGTTTGCCACAGGCATTAAAACATATGCTGCGATTAGATGCTGATAGCTCAGAGACACATCGTTGCCTGGTATTCTGGTTGCTGATGGTTTATTCCTCACAACATCATGCATACATATGTATACGTTGCATATTCTTTAATTCACTTTTCATTGTAGTTTTTCATGGCACTATCTGCTGTTTGTTTGAACTTGGAGGTAAAGTTTGCATTTTGCAGATAAAGTTCTTTCATAAAGTGGGATCTCTCCCAGCACCAGTAACTGATACTGAAAAGCTCATATGGTGCGTTTTGGAGGCCGAACGCCCGTCATTTaggtattttattattattactattattattatttttacttggCCTCCATTTATTTGGGGAGTTCTTTCTAATTTCTGACTGTTATCTGTGCACTAACTTCCGGTTACACATGTTATTTGAGGTTGCCTTTCTTTCTTTTGCTTTTGTAGTCAGTTGCATGGAAAATCTCTCATTGACGCAAACAACCTCTTCCTTCAGGCGCATAAAGGTCTTTTACTGGCTTTATTTAGGTGTTCGTTGCTGCAATTTTTGTCCATTTTACTGGGGTTTTTTATTCTTGTTGCCAGATTCTTTGAGGCACAGAACTGCTGTGGCAGAAATGATGATTCTTATGGAGCCAAGCAAGAAGAGCGAGGCTGTTAACCTGATAGAAGAATCATCTAACAGCCTGGTTTCTTCGTACGTCActtgataaaaatttaaattttccatCTTCATACTCATCTTGAGCCTTATTTTTAACTTTTCAGAAACGGAGCTCTAGGGCCAGTGAGAAACTGGAGACTCAAGGACTGTATCGAAGTCCATGAGTTCCTACGGAGGATTTTAGACGACCATGATGCTGCATCAAGTAAGCCTTTGTTTCCTTGATAGTTATATTTTCTTTATCTTGATTATGATATTTGTAAATTTTCTGGCACCCTGTCGTGTAATTGTTGGATTGCATTACTGATTGCATCACCTGCCGGCGTCTAGCTTCTAGAGCCCTTGTACATTCAATATTCTTTTGGGTTGAATCATTTTAATCCCAACTTTTAATCTCTAAGTTATCTTCATCTATGTATTTTTGAATAGTGTATTTTCATCATTGTGTTTTTTACAACGTTAAAATAAACTCGTCTTGttcatgccaaaattttctaGAATATCAACTGAATTAATTTTCCTTAATTTATTAGAGAATTTTGAAGCTTAACTTTTAATATTTTACATGACAAATTACATAGTTATAGatgtttgaaatttttgaaaatgattgAAATATAACTATATAAGTATATACTTTTATACGTACAATCAAAGATTTCTGTCAATATTAGTTATTTGAATAACAATTTATAAGGTGGTTTAAaccaaatcattttttttagtcaaaagattaattttaaaacgtttTGAATAGGAATATcttgataaatttttaatttcttatatcttatgattttttttatcactgtAATTACTCGTATTTAAAAATGAATATGTAATCTTCGGACTAATTAGTATcagaaataattttattttattttattttattgtttatgttgtCATTTATTAATTCCAAGAAATAACAATGAATATGATTTAAAGTacataaattattttgtttacaTAACATTAAACATTCCCAAGAAATGCAATAAATTAGTTGGATTTTGTGTTTGAGGGATGAAATGGGACGTGGTAATAAAACACATGATTAAATTGATTGTGGTTGTGAAAACATTAGGAtgaaaattaaatgattaaaaaacATATTGATATATTTCATTTTGAAACAGAAAATCGGAATTTTACTCCAATCTTCTGGTATTGTATAAGGCCAATTCATGTAACATTTTCTTAATGCTTTCGCAAAATCACTGTATTTTGTGGGGGGGGGGGCAGTAATCGATGACACAATCCTACAATCTGCTAGGCTACTTGCTCCAAATGTGGATATAGAAAATAGGAGCCGCAGTTCAAATCGacaaaaaacaaattaaaatttcTATTTATTCTGACGGGTGGTAATGATTTACAAACTCGAGTATAATATAGGCACAAAATCCTTTTtactttttccaaaaaaaaaaaaagaaagttaTTCAGACAAACGAACAGGTGGATCTCCCTTGCCTCCTCTTGCTTTTGGGTTGAAACTAGGCCAGTTCTCTGTGCTCAAGTTGGTAATGCCTCTCTAAATCGAgaacaaagtttttgtttatgTTTACCTTTCTTTCAGTTCCTTTTTCCTAATGCGTTTATTTTCTTAACATTCTTATGAAATTCAGTCGTATGGCAATCATTGTAAATTTTCCGTGATGTTTCACTAGCTGTGCATGCAGAAAACTGTTTTTGATTTCTAGTATATTGGTTATGTCTTGTGCCATACAAATTTGAGCAACTTGAAGCAACTAAAAGAACAGAAATCATCTTACATTTGTATCGAATGAACAAGATTCTTTTTATGCGGTGGGGTTTCATTTGTTACACTTTTGCAGGATGGAAGGTTCGATGCGCAGAGTATTTTCCATACTCAACGTATTTCGAGGGCATCCACAGCTTTGCTGTCCGAAATTCAGCTTCCCACCAAATCCACAAAACGCCTGAAAATGGTGGCATAAACAATTCAATTGCTGGTCCTAATACCTTCTCAGTTCCATCAAATGGAAACTTAGAGAAATTGCAGGCATTGTAAAATCTTGCCATTCACTAGACCAATCTAACATTTGCTTGCAGCGATTTATCTGGAAAGAAGTAGTTACACATTCCAACGATCAAACAAAGAATCCTAGTTGAGGATTAGGAGTGTAATGAGACGAAAGGAGAAAATACTGCCCTATGGGCATCACATTTCCTCCTCCACAGCAAATTTCATCCGATTCTGGTACATAAATGCTGCGAACATGTAAGCCTTTTGTGGTTAGGTTTTGTGGTTGCATCATTTATTATCTCGCTTTCTGCTCTGTTACTTGGTTGGGCTGAATCTATAAAAGAAAGAGGTTATCTTTGATGAAAGAAAGAGTTCCGGGAACTGAGATATCTCACCTCAGGAAATTTTTTTACACTAATCAATAGATCAGCCAACGTCAATAGCATGTTGTATTTTCTCATTATTCTGGCTGATTATTAGTATCATGTATAAATTTCTATTGATGTGGAATTTTGTTGGGGGGTATGAATAATAAGTATATTTGTTCTTGAAATATATCAAGGCTTTTGTTAGCCtaatttttactgttattccAACTTAGCATGCGATCTGCTGGTTAAGTATCATGTTTTGCTTGTTATCCTAAACTAACTCTTAGTTAGGAGCAGGCAATTTTTTCGATAATATTAAATCTTTATCATcctaaaataaatcatttttcccCCTTGATCAAAATTGTTGTGTTCATATAACCTTGTTAGCCAGCCCAAGGCTAATGGATTTTAAGCATTTGCATGCCAATAAAAGTTGAGACTCGTCCACATTTCATGGCAATCGTGACCACTTTGTCTCGAGGGCtactgttttttttaaaatatagaaCGAAGATGaggatttatttaatataaccTAACTAAACATCACATGTAGCCGTTGGCATTTGAACTTAAGACCACTAGAATTTTGGGATCTAACATTTGTTAATAGAGCGAGGGATCTTTGGCGAGGACTACTGCATTAGATAAGAAGGGACGGAATTTGTTATCTGTTGGTGGAACTGAGAGATGGATGAAGCAAAAGACGATGGGattatcaatatttttcataaaaaaatccaCATgcccaagtttttttttttttttggagaaaaAAAGTTAACCTTTCTGACACCTCAAAATTCTGTTGGAGTCCCTTCATTTAGTTAATAACTGCGTCTCTTTCTGACCAAACATTGGATCCACTCTTTTTGAATGCCAGGCGTAGAAAATTCAACGCGATACTTTGTTTGAGATAAAGGCTACAATTAGATTTGTTGTTCACGTGAAGGTGGTACGAAGCCAACTTGAAAAATCTATCTGTCACGTGGATGCATTACAAGGTTGCATGTATGACCAAAAGTGTGTGTCAAATATGGTCACAACGTGAGTACATTAAAGATTTTCAGGGAAGGGGAACTCAATAGGGTTAcaaaaatatctttattttttttaaaaaaaaattatatattcttCGATCTTTTATAAAACGTCAAGTTGGTTTCGTAAAATGTTGGTTTTTAAAGTGAAATTAACTTGTAGGCATCAATGAGAAGCCCTTTAATACCCAACAAGAACATGAATAAACCACTTAACGAAAAGGTTAGATGAATTATGTATGACAAAATCTATATCATTTCATTTTACTTGACTGTAAAAATAGGTGAGATTCAAATGAGTCATGAAAGACCATAAATTATTATGTTAtctaaatatattgatttatcgtTTTATATCGTACATTATTcttatttcatctcacatcccACAAGACAAACGGCTAGATATGAATAATAGCTTCCAAACtcgaataaataaatatatacatatataatcgtTCTATAATCACGATGAACTATACGCATCCTTCATGAATGATATTGTGAAAAATGCTGAATACTGGTTTATTATGCGCACAGTATTGATCACCGGCAAACTTGAAAATCTCATTATCATAACATGAATTTCTAGACATTAATAATTAAGTTCGTAAAGGAAAATTTCTCAGTCAATCCAGACATTATAATACACGtagaaattatttttcctaGGACCACGTTATCCCTAGACGACCGGACACCTACGAAACAAGATAATtacatttataaattatttaaattttgttgTACAATAATAATGTTTTCTGTCGGTATTCTTTAAATTATGTGAGCGTACGatatttgaaaaaattaaatttattttctccgtttaaataatcatatatattctgaatgttaaaatgtttatatatatcttaatttttttaaaaattatattcgaTTACCCTCTAATTACTGTGTGTAGTCCGCGAGTCTTATTAGAAAGTAAAAGATACAAATCAATTAATTGAACAATGTTATATacgataataaaatattatgtatgtcattacatgatgatttttcatttttcctttaATTTGAACAATGATTATTATACTTTAGAATTTAAttcttttcataatttattgactttttttataaaaaaaattaaattttaaatactagAGCTTGTTGTAGCAACTCATGATATTCGACTCTATCTCGAATGTTAATTTGAAACCACGTAGAGTTGTATGTCTCTCTTCTCCATTATATTTAGTTTTGAAATTAAACCATACATggaataatttatattttcaattagcttggtgatatatgttataacaaatcatataattaattttgaattaatttgatATTAAAATGAGTTActcaattttaaaatttcagagTTCAAAATTGAGTTTGAATAGATCCGTCATTGTCTGCGGTTGTTATTTTTCGGTGAGCACTAAATAAAATCTAGTGGTAACTTATTAACTTAAAAACTACGCTAGTCAGGTAAATCGTATTAGACAAATTCAATGAAATAGTCTTATCCAATAAAAATGTTAATAGATATATTTAAACTTATGACTATTGATCCGATTGTTACAACCAAGACAGACTTAGAactacattaaaaataattctcGAGATCATAAAAGGTGCCACGATCTATGTTATTGTAATTATATGACAAAGTGAAGGATCATGCGGGTGAATCAAAGTTGTTCATTTCATGTGTTCGTCCGTGGATCACTGTTCAATGGTCAAACTAATTAATTAGTTTCAGGCAGGCGTGGGGGAGAAATCAAGCACAACTCGCTTTTCATGGTACTCAATatcatgagtaggtctcttgtgagacggtctcacgaatctttatctgtgagacgggtcaaccctacctatattcacaataaaaagtaatattcttagcataaaatgtaatattttttcatgaatgacccaaataagatatccgtctcacaaaatacaacccgtgagaccgtctcgcaCAAGTTTTTGTCCAATATCATTTAAGgatcttttatttaaaatatcagcattaaacataatttagaaTGCATGGCTTAATATATTATAATCTAAATTATATTTAGGTAGTGtttcccaaaaatatttttaaatttttttgtaaataaaatatttga
The Primulina tabacum isolate GXHZ01 chromosome 9, ASM2559414v2, whole genome shotgun sequence DNA segment above includes these coding regions:
- the LOC142556065 gene encoding N-terminal acetyltransferase A complex auxiliary subunit NAA15-like encodes the protein MGASLPPKEANLFKLIVKSYETKQYKKGLKAADAILKKFPDHGETLSMKGLTLNCMDRKSEAYELVRLGLKNDLKSHVCWHVYGLLYRSDREYKEAIKCYRNALKIDPDNIEILRDLSLLQAQMRDLSGFVETRQQLLTLKPNHRMNWIGFAVAHHLNFNGSKAVDILEAYEGTLEDDYPPHNERSEHGEMLLYKISILEECGLIQRALEELLNKESKIIDKLSCKEQEVSLLEKLGHFDEAEKTYRILLSMNPDNYWYYKGLQRCLQLYSKNGQYSSDDIDRLETLYESLSKQYSRSSAVKRIPLDFLSAEKFRVAAGNYIRPLLTKGVPSLFSDLSPLYDHSGKADTLEQLILELEHSIRTTGGYPGRADKEPPSTLMWILFYLAQHYDRLGQYEIALRKIDEAIEHTPTVIDLYSVKSHILKHSGDLAAAAALADEARCMDLADRYVNSKCVKRMLQADKVVLAEKTAVLFTKDGEQHNNLHDMQCMWYELAAGESYLRQRDLGRALKKFLAVEKHYADIIEDQFDFHSYCLRKMTLRTYVEMLKFQDRLHSHSYFRKAAAGAIKCYLRLYDSPSKSSAEEDEEMSRLPASHKKKLRQKQRKAEARAKKEAEVKQESNVTAVSKSGKRNMKPVDMDPHGEKLLQVEDPLMEATKYLKLLQKHSSDSLETHLLSFEVNVRKQKILLALQALKHMLRLDADSSETHRCLIKFFHKVGSLPAPVTDTEKLIWCVLEAERPSFSQLHGKSLIDANNLFLQAHKDSLRHRTAVAEMMILMEPSKKSEAVNLIEESSNSLVSSNGALGPVRNWRLKDCIEVHEFLRRILDDHDAASRWKVRCAEYFPYSTYFEGIHSFAVRNSASHQIHKTPENGGINNSIAGPNTFSVPSNGNLEKLQAL